One Zeugodacus cucurbitae isolate PBARC_wt_2022May chromosome 3, idZeuCucr1.2, whole genome shotgun sequence genomic region harbors:
- the LOC114804674 gene encoding uncharacterized protein LOC114804674 yields MGSAESRPEEKPPSDMSARRKSACKSASDNGSDSSSCCCNDNQELDNGSRSETNNAPSCSLQPTCCPYPEFTLSTSGICYVQCKFCCQMYPCCCAECPNCGGRPGKTSKEVEIPDIAFCPCCGQESPKANGLQNFCKPTPCCMCIDTCAERELIAKCLLRSFRQARGERRKSCCECQPEQEEDNGKGTKDRDKSERFRYPAYKSAVPCTCESDEDAADSSQPEHVKDCCCERHKTSERQCEANHKRTQQRQSRDTREQCCKAERKRSGLQPEGAEDCCCERHKSSERPCEPNSCENYKRTQQRQSRCTRAQCCKAERQRSVESCTCSQCESNSCANQRRTQQKQSRCTRAQCCKAKRQRSVESCTCSQCESNSCANQRRTQQKQCRGTRTQCCKAKRQRSVQCCACNSRGQRQNYGDYPSVAHCPCGCEVEIKNITYSLPVCRLDDEDDDNGCCCCNK; encoded by the coding sequence ATGGGCAGCGCAGAGAGTCGACCTGAAGAAAAACCACCATCAGACATGTCGGCACGTCGTAAGAGTGCCTGTAAAAGTGCCAGCGATAATGGCAGCGACAGTAGCAGCTGCTGTTGCAACGACAATCAAGAACTCGACAATGGAAGTCGAAGTGAGACAAACAATGCACCCAGCTGTTCGCTCCAACCAACCTGTTGTCCGTATCCCGAGTTCACGCTGTCTACCAGCGGCATTTGCTATGTACAATGCAAGTTTTGCTGTCAAATGTATCCCTGTTGTTGCGCCGAGTGTCCAAATTGTGGCGGTAGACCAGGCAAGACGAGCAAAGAGGTCGAAATACCCGATATAGCGTTTTGTCCTTGCTGCGGTCAGGAGTCGCCCAAGGCCAATGGGCTACAGAATTTCTGCAAACCGACTCCGTGTTGCATGTGCATTGACACTTGCGCGGAACGTGAACTAATCGCCAAGTGCTTACTGCGCTCTTTTAGACAGGCGCGTGGCGAGAGACGCAAAAGTTGTTGCGAGTGCCAGCCAGAACAAGAGGAAGACAACGGTAAAGGAACTAAGGATCGAGATAAGAGTGAGCGCTTTCGTTATCCCGCCTATAAATCAGCAGTACCATGCACATGCGAGTCCGATGAAGACGCCGCTGACAGCTCACAGCCAGAGCACGTAAAGGATTGTTGTTGTGAGCGGCATAAGACATCGGAGCGTCAATGTGAAGCGAATCATAAACGAACACAGCAAAGACAAAGTCGGGATACGCGTGAACAGTGCTGTAAAGCCGAACGTAAACGAAGTGGGTTACAACCAGAGGGCGCAGAGGATTGTTGTTGTGAGCGGCATAAGTCGTCGGAGCGTCCATGTGAACCGAATTCGTGCGAAAATTATAAACGAACGCAGCAAAGACAAAGTCGGTGTACGCGTGCGCAGTGCTGTAAAGCCGAACGTCAACGAAGTGTTGAGAGTTGTACTTGTAGTCAATGTGAATCGAATTCGTGCGCCAATCAAAGACgaacgcaacaaaaacaaagtcgGTGTACGCGTGCGCAGTGCTGTAAAGCCAAACGTCAACGAAGTGTTGAGAGTTGTACTTGTAGTCAATGTGAATCGAATTCGTGCGCCAATCAAAGGCgaacgcaacaaaaacaatgtcgGGGTACGCGTACGCAGTGCTGTAAAGCCAAACGTCAACGAAGTGTTCAGTGTTGTGCTTGTAATAGTAGAGGACAAAGACAGAACTATGGAGATTATCCGTCTGTAGCCCATTGTCCATGTGGTTGTGAAGTCGAAATAAAGAATATAACCTACAGTCTGCCGGTTTGCCGATTAGATGATGAAGATGACGATAATGGATGCTGTTGCTGTAACAAATAA